The Oscillatoria acuminata PCC 6304 genomic interval TTTGCTCTTTAAATGGCTGAAAAGGTATGGATCTTAGCCCGCGCAGGCGGGCTTTGTTCGTGTAGCCCCACCCTTGAGGGTGCGGGTTTTCCCCGAAGAGTACCAGATTGGGTCTAAATTAAATCGAGACAGAGACTCCCTGCGAGAATTTACTCCAATGAGGACATTCATTAGCGATTGAGTGGTAGTGAGTCGTAGAGGCTTTTACAGGCTTTCTCCCTCCATTTACCTCCTCCAAGGGTCTTGACATTATTAAAGGTAAATGTGAAAATTCAATTGTTATCAAAACAATCCCTAAATTATGGAAGGAGAACAACTTTCTTTGTGGCCTGAATTAGAAACAATAAATTCTAAAAAAGTAGAGAAAAAACCTAAGTTACGACGATACGAGCGGATTCAGCGAGAACTGGTATTGAGTGAAACTGATCCTCACAAATTTTTTGTAGAAGTAGAAGCGGGTATCAAAACTGATAATCCTTATGTATTTATGGATCTGTTTTGTGGTGCGGGAGGAATGACTCAAGGTTTATTCCAAGCGGGCTTTAACCCAGTTGCTAGTGTAGAAGTGAACCCGATTGCTTCGGCAACTTACCAAAGAAACTTTCCCAATTGCAATCATTTTTGTGGAGAAATAGAAAAATTTTCTCCCGATGTAGTTCTCAATCAAAGTAATTCTTCCCCAGTACATTTAATCGTTGGAGGGCCGCCCTGTCAAGGGTTTTCCGTAGCGGGGAAACGCAACCCCAATCATCCTCGGAATCGGTTGTTTCAGGAATTTATCAGAGTGGTTTCCCAGGTACGCCCTTGGTATGTTGTCATAGAAAATGTCCCGGGAATTTTGACGCTCCAAAAAGGAGCTATCAAACAAGCAATTTGTGAAGCACTTGAGGCGATCGGTTATTCTCATGTATCGATCGCCATTCTTGAATCGGCTGATTACGGAGTTCCGCAAATTCGCCCCCGTGCTATTTTCATTGCCAACCGATTTGGAATGGATAACCCTTATCCAAAGCCTCAATTAACCTCGGAACAGTACAAACCCATCGAGTCAGCAATTTCTGATTTGCCCGAATATACCCGAATTCCTGAAA includes:
- a CDS encoding DNA cytosine methyltransferase; protein product: MEGEQLSLWPELETINSKKVEKKPKLRRYERIQRELVLSETDPHKFFVEVEAGIKTDNPYVFMDLFCGAGGMTQGLFQAGFNPVASVEVNPIASATYQRNFPNCNHFCGEIEKFSPDVVLNQSNSSPVHLIVGGPPCQGFSVAGKRNPNHPRNRLFQEFIRVVSQVRPWYVVIENVPGILTLQKGAIKQAICEALEAIGYSHVSIAILESADYGVPQIRPRAIFIANRFGMDNPYPKPQLTSEQYKPIESAISDLPEYTRIPEINHEWTRHSSEYMERIAKVAPGGSLYESYVDAFKRQYPDKPSMTVKENHGGTHIHPYLNRVISAREMARLQSFPDSFIFEGSMKKAMWQIGNAVPPRLAECIGYALIPALNHIKNSALN